A region of Neovison vison isolate M4711 chromosome 7, ASM_NN_V1, whole genome shotgun sequence DNA encodes the following proteins:
- the FLRT1 gene encoding leucine-rich repeat transmembrane protein FLRT1, protein MVVAPPTATATTTPAATVTATVVMTTATMDLRDWLFLCYGLIAFLTEVIDSTTCPSVCRCDNGFIYCNDRGLTSIPSDIPDDATTLYLQNNQINNAGIPQDLKTKVSVQVIYLYENDLDEFPVNLPRSLRELHLQDNNVRAIARDSLARLPLLEKLHLDDNSVSTVSIEEDAFADSKRLRLLFLSRNHLSSIPPGLPRTLEELRLDDNRISTIPLHAFKGLRSLRRLVLDGNLLANQRIADDTFSRLQNLTELSLVRNSLAAPPLSLPSAHLRKLYLQDNAISHIPSNALAKMHQLERLDLSNNNLTTLPRGLFDDLESLAQLLLRNNPWFCGCNLLWLRDWVKARAAVVNVRGLMCQGPEKVRGMAIKDITSEMDECFETGPQGGAANAAAKTTASDRASATTPQGSLFTLKAKRPGLRLPDSNLDYPVATGEGAKTLVIHVKPLTADSIRITWKATLPASSFRLSWLRLGHSPAVGSITETLVQGDKTEYLLTALEPKSTYVICLVTMETGNTYVADETPVCAKAETADSYGPTTTLNQEQNADPMAGLPLAGIIGGAVALVFLFLVLGAICWYVHRAGELLTRDRAYNRGSRKKDDYMESGTKKDNSILEIRGPGLQMLPINPYRAKEEYVVHTIFPSNGSSLCKATHTIGYGTTRGYREGGIPDVEYTYT, encoded by the coding sequence ATGGTGGTGGCACCACCCaccgccaccgccaccaccacaCCCGCTGCCACCGTCACGGCCACCGTCGTGATGACCACGGCCACCATGGACCTGCGGGACTGGCTCTTCCTCTGCTACGGGCTCATCGCCTTCCTGACCGAGGTCATCGACAGCACCACCTGCCCCTCCGTGTGCCGCTGCGACAACGGCTTCATCTACTGCAACGACCGGGGCCTCACCTCCATCCCCAGCGACATCCCCGACGATGCCACCACCCTCTACCTGCAGAACAACCAGATCAACAACGCCGGCATCCCCCAGGACCTCAAGACCAAGGTCAGCGTGCAGGTCATCTACCTGTACGAGAACGACCTGGACGAGTTCCCCGTCAACCTGCCGCGCTCGCTGCGGGAGCTGCACCTGCAGGACAACAACGTGCGCGCCATCGCCCGGGACTCCCTGGCCCGCCTCCCGCTGCTGGAGAAGCTGCACCTGGACGACAACTCCGTGTCCACCGTCAGCATCGAGGAGGACGCCTTCGCCGACAGCAAGCGGCTCAGGCTGCTGTTCCTGAGCCGGAACCACCTGAGCAGCATCCCCCCGGGGCTGCCCCGCACGCTGGAGGAGCTGCGGCTGGACGACAACCGCATCTCCACCATCCCGCTGCACGCCTTCAAGGGCCTCCGCAGCCTCCGGCGCCTGGTGCTCGACGGCAACCTGCTGGCCAACCAGCGCATCGCCGACGACACCTTCAGCCGCCTGCAGAACCTCACCGAGCTGTCGCTGGTGCGCAACTCCCTGGCCGCCCCGCCGCTCAGCCTGCCCAGCGCGCACCTGCGGAAGCTGTACCTCCAGGACAACGCCATCAGCCACATCCCCTCCAACGCGCTGGCCAAGATGCACCAACTCGAGCGCCTGGACCTGTCCAACAACAACCTCACCACGCTGCCCCGCGGCCTCTTCGACGACCTGGAGAGCCTGGCCCAGCTGCTGCTGCGGAACAACCCCTGGTTCTGCGGCTGTAACCTCCTGTGGCTGCGGGACTGGGTGAAGGCGCGGGCGGCCGTGGTCAACGTGCGGGGCCTCATGTGCCAGGGCCCCGAGAAGGTCCGGGGCATGGCCATCAAGGACATCACCAGCGAGATGGACGAGTGCTTCGAGACGGGGCCCCAGGGAGGCGCGGCCAACGCGGCTGCCAAGACCACGGCCAGCGACCGCGCCTCGGCCACCACACCCCAGGGCTCCCTCTTCACCCTCAAGGCCAAGAGGCCAGGGCTACGCCTCCCCGACTCCAACCTTGACTACCCCGTGGCCACGGGCGAGGGCGCGAAGACCCTGGTCATCCACGTGAAGCCCCTGACGGCGGACTCCATCCGTATCACGTGGAAGGCCACGCTCCCCGCCTCCTCCTTCCGGCTCAGCTGGCTACGCCTGGGCCACAGCCCCGCCGTGGGCTCCATCACGGAGACCCTGGTGCAGGGGGACAAGACAGAGTATCTGCTGACGGCGCTGGAGCCCAAGTCCACCTATGTCATCTGCCTGGTCACCATGGAGACCGGCAACACCTACGTGGCCGACGAGACGCCGGTGTGCGCCAAGGCCGAGACGGCAGACAGCTACGGCCCCACCACCACGCTCAACCAGGAGCAGAACGCTGACCCCATGGCGGGCCTGCCCCTGGCGGGCATCATCGGCGGGGCCGTGGCCCTCGTCTTCCTCTTCCTGGTCCTGGGGGCCATCTGCTGGTACGTGCACCGGGCCGGGGAGCTGCTGACCCGGGACCGGGCCTACAATCGGGGCAGCCGGAAAAAGGACGACTATATGGAGTCCGGGACCAAGAAGGATAACTCCATCCTGGAAATCCGCGGCCCTGGGCTGCAGATGTTGCCCATTAACCCTTACCGCGCCAAAGAGGAGTACGTGGTCCACACCATTTTCCCCTCCAATGGCAGCAGCCTCTGCAAAGCCACACACACCATCGGTTACGGCACCACCCGGGGCTACCGGGAGGGCGGCATCCCCGACGTAGAGTACACCTACACATGA